From the Juglans microcarpa x Juglans regia isolate MS1-56 chromosome 3D, Jm3101_v1.0, whole genome shotgun sequence genome, the window ATGGTGATATATGTATCAGATCTTTTGTAATAATATACAGAAGGAAGCTCATCTGGTTGTGCTGTACGAGACCTGAAGATTGGCTACAACTTGCTGGATAGTAATCGAAGAGTGGATTTTTCTCTGCAATCAGAGAGTGGGATTTTTCAGAGAGACTGATTTTTGGAATTGGGATATTGGAGTTTGCGTTTGATTGTGCTGCCGATTGATCGTTGCGGCGTCAATGGCCGAGCGGTCAGAACGGACTGTGGAGGAGCTGTACAATGCGACCGAGTCGATTGCCAAACTGGAGGCatgtaaaattctaaattaggGTTTTCGCGGTTGTTTGTCAGTGCAATGGTTTTAACTAATTATGCTTTCGATTTTAAACTTCCATTCTTCGGGTTGAATCTTTTTTGGGATTGATAGTCACGAATTTCCCATGAGCGAATACAGTGTATTAGTTGGTTTAGGGTTTGTTCggttatatatttagaaattaaGTTTTTGGGTTATGAGTAATTTTCCTTCAGTTTTTTGTCCTCATGCGATGTTTTGTTTAACTTTGAattaagttttcttttcctataCATTCTCTTGTgtatatgtacgtatgtatgttAGACACTAGTGTGAAGGTCATTTGCCCATATTTCGGTCTTTTGTTTGTTGGTTTTGTGGCTTCTTTAAGCATGACATTTCTTTTTGGTTGCAACCAGTGAGttctatttatataattattaggtTTATGGAatttgacacttttttttttttggattttggtaATAGTAACTAATGTATTTGGGCATGCTTTTAGATAACACCAGTCTTGAAAGGGAGTTATCGGATGCAAGGACCTGTTGATGAGACAGATCATGATATTGAGAAGAATACGGTGAGATAGCAGGGTAATTTACATCTGCTGTTCTtatcttctatttatttatccCCAAAAAAGTTACATTCtagcttttcttttccttctgatgcagttttcatttattttgattGCAACATTTTTAGAATAAGTGTTTCTCAGTTTGTGTTTACGGaccattatttttataggtaaaagaaAGTTTATGGAACACAAGCAAATGAAACTTTGAGCATTCTTAGTATTTTTTGTCCACCAAGTCGACAAGCCTTAAAACTCTAAATAATGGCAAGTAAAACTGGTTTGACAAGTATATGCTGTGTATTTGGAGGGTTATCTTGTTCTAAACTTTGGATAGGGTGAGGATGTCctgttttttaatttctggAACACATAAgattttctatctttttcttaGTTAGGTGCACCTCCTTTTTCAAATGTAACTAGTGAAATAATAATTAACCAGTAGATAgggctgtaaaaataaaaacagggAAACCGGTGAACCGGACCGGTTTGGTACCCGTTCCTATTTAGCAAAACTGGTCCAGTTCCGGTTTTGGTTTTTAGAACACTGATTCGAACTGAACAGGaccggtatatatatatcattttgaattttttatattatatataattttttttatattatatataaatttttatattatattatatgctaaattgctaattaatataacgtggaattttaaaatcttattattcatgtctattagtcttataacataaaattaatataacatttgatacaatataaaattaatcctataaatcttaatataatatttgattatgatataacataaattaatcatatactttttaatataacatttgaattttgatataacatataaattttaattttataacataaaattaatataacataaaatgaggAATATGGGCCAATCACTTGCTAAAGTTTTGTTGgagtatgattttgtttatctgtaaaacagaaaaaatgggACCTGACTGGACCAAAACTGGAAAAACCGGAAGTTCCGGTTTCGGTGGTGAATCGGTCCTTAAATTCCAAAACCGGTGTATACCGGTTCGCTTATAAAAAAGGTCCAAAACTGGACCAAATCGGACCTGTTACACCCCTTCCAGTAGAtgatacttttattttacttctaaaattttttagatgTTAACTTTTGTGTATGGAGATAACGGTTACAGTTGAAGATGAGTGTAATATTGTGTATATCTTAGGGTTTTCGGCTCGTTGATATGTCATTGTTCCTGTTCCATACCCTCTAGGATTAGCTACCAAGTGAAGTGATTCTTTTTGCATTATATTCTAAAGTGCATGAAGAACAAGGTGAAATGGCTTTTAGTTGTATGTGGTTGTGTTaccaaagtttgaaaaagttaatatttCAATGCTTTTCCTTGTGTTTAATGTATGCAACTTGTTCTATGTTGTGTTGTGGTCCCTGCTTCATGCTATGGACAGAAAGAAgatgaattattattttaggtTTCTACTATTTGACGTTGGgttcattgattttttaaacAAGTGCAAAATGGTGATCCCTAGGCATACTTAATCTCAAATCTAGTGGAACATGGATATATGGATTAAGTTATCAAGTCAAACTTGACAAATATTTGCTGGGTTCTAGGTTTATGGATGGATTCCTTCAGCGAAAGTCCCTCAAACTCAATCAATAGCCAGAGGGAGACCCTTCCAAACAAAGTTGAAGTCTTTGCGGTGTTACCCAGGCCTTAGAGGTTGATAATCAAACAAACTCCAAGTTAGCCAAACCAAAGTTCATATGTTGGTGCTTGAGCTTCTAGGCTTTAGAACGTTTAATTTTAATGTGGGATTTAATTGTTTCTTCAGGTAAGGTAGCCTTTGATATTCacctttttccttcattttagATGATAACTTCCTTGTGCATATGGATTaggtggaatttgaattcattACCAAATCTACTGCACTAAAAATCACCTTGAGGTTTCTCAATACGTTTTGCCATTGTCCCTCCACTTttcctacacatgcaacaccagttaATTACTGTGATCTGTCATTTCCTTAAGTTGTCCGTGGTCAGAATCTTCCCTAAGTAAGCTGTCCAAGCAAAGAAAGCTGCCTTGAGAGGCACCTTACTCCTCCAAGGAAACGGTTTGTGGTGCTGACTATTGATAGCATCATAGAATATTCTTCCACAACTTCACGACATATGCTCCATGtacttcattagagcaccacCCCCATTCTCCACCCTACTTGGAATCAATTATGGCTCTCCACAATGCATCCATCTCTTGGTGATAATGCTGCTACCATTTCCCTAGAAGTGTCCGGTTGAACATCCTTAAATTTCAAACCCCCAATCCACCCTTGATATCAAAGAACAAACCTTTCCCCATTTGACTAGGTAGAATTTGGATTCATCACCTAATCCACTCTATAAAAAATCACTTGAAGATGAGTGTGATTATGTATATTTAAGGGGTTTCAGAATGTAGGTATATTTTTGTTCCATTCCATTGCCTCTAGGATTAGCTACCAAGAGAAGTGCTCTTTTTGCATTATATTCTATGGTGCATGAGGAATGAGGTGAAATGGCTTTGCCTTGTATGTGTTGTGTTACTAAATTCTAATTTGATATCCTGTTGTTTTTCTATGCACTAATTAGTGTGTAACTTGTTCAATGTTGTGTTGTGTTTCCCTTCATCTTGCTGTCGTCATGGAGATGAAAGGACACgattttttcaaaacaagtaCTAAAGGGTGAACCCTAGGCTTATATTATCCCAAATCCAGTGGAacattgtgataccccatatgataaagataagggtaggtggtgtattagatctcacattgtttgggaaggagaaatccttgctctttataaggttccaatgagactctatttgtatcattgactagttttttggagtataagtcatgtcgtttgggccttccattggagaGCCTattccaaccagaaatgtgggacttgagccgtgccatcTATGATGGACGGGCCCGACGAGGACATTGAGAAtttagggggggggggaattgtgataccccatatgataaggataaggataagtggtgtatgagatcccgcattgtttgggaaggagaagtccTTGCTTTGTATAAGGTTTCAAtgtggctccaattgtatcattgactagccattttggagtatagaccatgtggtttggtCCTTCCATTAGGGCGTTACAAACATGTGAATCATTTGACTAATATTTAACtttgatgatttatatattttgatagatATTGAGAATCAGATGAACTCCAAGTTAGCTGAACCAAAGGCATCTGATTAGTGCATGAACTCCCACTCTTTAGAATGTTTGAGTGCTACATATGATATGGTTGATTCTTTTCATGTTCTCTTATGGGTTGTCTGGAAGAGGttccatcccatcccatcccatcccatcccatcccatctcatctcattcccaaacatcactcaaatacaagcacttttcaattttaaatttttaactttttcatctaattattacaactttcccaaacttccaaacaaaacacaaaaaacaatttaactttttcaaatttcaaaacaaatataatattaaaaaattatattctaacaatattttagttttataatattttattaaaatttttctctcatttccctaaacccaataaaacattataacgcaaaccattttactactattcataaaccatttcactactattcacagatttctcatctcatctcattctcattctcattctcattctccaagcatcCCCTAGTCAAGTTAACCTTCAATCTTCTTCTTTTACCTTCATTATAGTTTTATTTACCCCTGTTAATGTTTTCAATGCTGCAAAATTTGATGTTgattatacatataaaaaaattaatgttaattGTATATGTTTTTGGGTGATAGAGTCAGAAAGTTAAAAATGcactcatttctttttttcccctgttTATTCCTCAATTAGTTCTTTGGTTTTATCAGGTATCTTCTCGAccagaaaaaaaatttgggaaGTGTTCCTTGAGTAAGAAAGTTCCTATGAGAGGCGAGTCTGGGACTTGTAACGTGTGCTCTGCTCCTTGTTCATCTTGTATGCATCTGAACCAAGCTCTCATGGGGTCAAAGACTGAGGAGTTTTCTGATGAAAGCTGTCGTGGAAATGTTGCTAGCCAGTATTCTTTCAATGAGAGTGGTCCTTTATCTTCTCTTAAGTGTCGAGCATCTGATAGCTTACAGCATACCACCAGTGAAACCAGTAACGTAGTCAGTTTTAATTCCGGTCATGATTCTTTCTCGGAAAATGCTGATAGTAAATCAACCTTAAGGTCGTCTGTGATATCTTATGCTTCTGAAGATCTTGAGATACTTCCAAAGTTGACTTCTGGAGAAAGAATCTCAGAGGATCAACTTTCTTTCAAACCAGAGTGTGTTTTGGATCAGAGAACCTTCTCAAATAAGTACAAGGAAATTAAGGCAGTTGAAGGCCATGATGACAACATTGCATGTGTTAGTAGACCCAAAGATGCAAGTGTAGAGTTTAGTAATCATAAAAGGAATATAAACAGTAGTGCAGCTTCAGTCACTACTTTAGATCCAGAGGGATCATGGAAGGGAACACAATTCAACAAGTTGGCCTCATCTGAGATTCCTTCTTCAAAAGATGCAGATGCTAGCAGTACTTCACCGAAGGTGCACAGTCCATACTCCCATTCTCATAGTGTTATATCTCTTAATTACaatacaaatttaatatatttagaaCAGAATCCTCCTCATATCCAGGACAAAGTTCTGGAATGCTCAACTGAACTCATCAATTCAACTAAAGAGGCAGCTTCCGATATTGTTTCTGTCCAGAAATGTTTTGCACATAAAGGTAACCTTATTGGTGGCAATTCTGAGGCTTCAATGAAAACTTATCCAAAGTCAGAAGCACAGACCGAGAAGGATCATGGGAACCCACCAGGTGAAACTTTGAAATCTTTAGGCGAAGATGAGCGCAATGATAGTTCCAAGGAGTTGGTTGAGTTACCTGTCATGCACGAGCCTCCTTTGCGATCTGTTTCTGTGGATGAGAGTGATGAGTCCGACATTGTGGAGCAAGATGTGAGTAACAATTCTTTTTGCCCTCTCCggttttttccattttgatttttcaacttAGAagatgtgtgtatatatatatatatatgtatatacaatcATTTGACTTGTGTGTTGTTTATAATCATTTGACTTGTGTATCTGTGGGTCCCCATCCTCTTTTCCACAATGCATTCTAGCTATCGTCtatcttaggcctcgtttgttttcaggaaacttctcaactcatctcatctcatatcattattacaacttttccaaattcgcatataaaataaaataaacaattcaactttttcaaatcccaaaacaaaaataatattaaaaaaatatattctaacaatattttattcaactttttaactttaatctcaattcaatttatctcatctcatctgcgaaaacaaatgagcTTAGTGTTTTTCGGATAATTTCAGACAGGAATGTCGGATCAGTACCCGTGTATGTGTATTTTATTGATTACTTGCTTTTACAAGAGTGTGATTCATTTTGGGAGGTGTGGAGAATAGATTTGCATAGGTTTATGGAATCAAACTGCGATCTTTGAAAGAAGCTGGATATTGTGTCTTGCTGAAAAATCTAAAAGGCAGACATCTTGATCTTATGGGTTGCATATATGTGGTTGCACAATCCACCCCGTGGTCTTTACATTTACCTATTTTGAATCAGCTTTAGTCTTAATTGCCTTTTTGTTTCCTTTGGTTGGTATGTGAGAATGCAAAGAATCTGGGCATTAAGGCCATGAACGGAATATCAGTTTGCCTTCTTTTAGGCTTTGTCTGTGAGGTTTCCGTGAATGTGAATACTGTTGTGCTTCTATTAATTTTGAAGTATGTATCTCAAATGTGATTGATATTATTGAAATTGATGTCCTAGGCATGAAATGAGTTAACAAAGAAACACTTCTCCCTTTCTTCAACGCAGCCGGATGGAGAATTGCCTGTgacattctttttttctttgtcagAAAGACCCTCCCATTTCTTGTTGATACCTGTTTTTAGTATTAAAGTCTTTGTTTCAGCTAGAACATTTAACACCTTTGCTGATTCCCTATGTTGGAAACAGGTAAAAGTATGTGATATTTGTGGGGATGCGGGTCGTGAGGATTTGCTTGCGATATGTAGTAGGTGCAGTGATGGTGCAGAGCACACGTAAGCATAAACACCCTGTTATCTATATTACTCGGTTGACAGGCTTTATTGATTCTTTATGCTGAATTGATATATAAGTTTGTGTTCAAGATGGTTCTAAATGCTGTTGTTGCTATCAATCAGCTATTGCATGCGAAAAATGCTCCGAAAAGTTCCTGAAGGTGACTGGCTGTGTGAAGAATGCAAGTCTGCTGAGGAGGATTCTGAAAACCAGAAGCAAGGTAAATTTTAAATATCCAATCtcaatgagaaaaaaagaggaCATGGGAACTGTATGAGTTTTGTTTATGAAATATACTGTAAtctaagttttaaattgaatttaaaggTTCGGAAATTGAGggaaaaagaacagaaaaagtTAGTTCAAGCACACATGTTTCTGGCAAGAGGTGTGCAGAAAATATGGAAGTGGCTTCAGCAAAAAGGCAGGAGCTAGAAACAGGTACAGGATCACCCAAGCCGTCAAGTCCCAGCAGAATAGTTACAGGATCACCAAAGCCGTCAAGTCCCAGCAGATTAGTTACAGGATCACCAAAGCCGTCAAGTCCCAGCAGAATAGTTACCGAATTGCCAAAGCCATCAAGTCCCAGCAGATTAGTTACAGGATCACCAAAGCCGTCAAGTCCCAGCAGAATAGTTACCGAATTGCCAAAGCCATTGAGCCCCAGCACAGTAGTTGCTCTATCTCGGGATTCTTCATTCAAGAGCTTAGATAAGGGAAAAACAAAGTCTGCTTATCAAACACCTTTTCGCAATCAATCCAGTAATGATATCCCAGAAACTGTGCGCTCTCCTATGACCGGTCCACGGCTTCAAACATCCAAGAGTAAGCAAATAGGTTATGTTGGCTGGACATCTTTTTTcactgttttttttctttgaactctcactctctcattaCTTGTGCAAAGCTATGTGTCACTtgttacttaccaaaaaaaaaaaaaaaaaaaaaaaaaaaaaaaaaaaaaaagctatgcGTCACTTGTTGTAGTGCCCATCTTGACTTCTTGggttttaatgttttattattttaaacacCAATTGACTGTTTTCCATATACAGGTACATTGTTTAAATCCAATTCATTCAATGCCTTTAATTCCAAACCAAAAGTTAAACTTGTAGATGAAGTTCCGCAAAAGCAGAAGGGTGCTAGAGAACATACTTCCATTGATATGAAGGAGGGGCCTGCCAGAATGATAAGCAAATCCATGTCATTTAAACCTGCAAACTCAGGACGTACAAATGCTAGTGAATCAAAAGTTAAAATGCTATCATCTAATTTTACCCATGTTCAAGATCTAAAAGGATTGAAACAAGCAAAAGAACGTGGtccatttgaaagaaaaaactcatGTAAACTGGAACGCCCTCTAATCGGTTCAACAACAGCTAGTTCCACTGTTTCGACAGCTAAGGTTGACCAAAAGCTTGGATCTCGTGTTGAAACCAGTTTGCCTTCATTTATAAGCAACCACCGAGATTCAAAGGTTGTACAGTCAGATGGAAAATTAAGTCTTTCGAAAGTAACCAGCAGTCTAGGTCGTAAAGGTGTAGAAACTCCAGTTACTTCAGGTGCGATCTTGCCTTTCATGTAGGAACTCTGCTAAttctatatttgtttattttatgctCATTGTTCcctcttttacttttttatgtggTTAGTCTACTTTTCCTTCATGGATCATGTGAAGCTAATATGGTATCTGTGTTTTGTTGATGCAGCCGGAGCTTCATCTACTAGTGGAATGTGTGGCTCCACTGCTGAACAAAAGCTGAATCAAGTTTGTTCTAAGGATGAACCTGTAGCCACTCATTCTTTGAATGCTGTGAGGTCATCCAATAATGCTGAGGGAATTGTGCAAGATGGTTTGCATTGGTCACAGGAAATAACTAATCAGCATGAGAAAACTAGGGAGAGTTCCAGTATACGCTCAGCCACAAGGCCTACTACTGCAAGTGCTTCTAAAGGTGTTGTTTGTcaaaaatgtaaagaaattgGGCATGTGGGAGAGTTCTGCACGGTCAGTATTCCACAGGCTTCTGGTACTGATATATCTGCTGCAAGAAGTTCTAAAGAGGAAATGCATGAAGGCAATAAGTTGAAAGCAGCAATTCATGCTGCATTGCTTAGAAGACCTGAATTTTACAGGAAGAAAAGAGTACTTGATCAATCTGATGACTTATCCATATCAAACGCGGACTTGAATTACGAAATAGCTTCTCACGATCAAATGTTGGTTTCCAATAAGCTGAAGGATGCCATGTCCACTGAAGGAAGTTCTGAAGGGCCAGCTATTCTTGGGAGTTCTACCTCCGAATCTTCAAAACAGACTACTGTCAATAGTTTGAAGCAGTTTGGTTTGCACCCAATTGATGTTTTTTCTGCCAAAGTGGGGGACTCATGTTCCAATGCTGTTTCTGTTGGAAAGCCTACAATAAGGCATTTTCCTTGTCAAGCTTCCACTGTTCTCCTGAAGAAATCAGTCATTCCTGCACATGAATTTATCTGGCAGTAAGATTCCTTACATTTCTGTAAATTATGGTTGTCTGTTGGAGAGAGAGCTTGGcactcatttttctttcatttgcttTGTCACTCATCATATATTGAGTCTCAAAATCAGTTTTCTAGAAAAGCTTTTGTGATTAATATGCAGGGGGGGTTTTGAATTGCATAGAGGTGGTAAACTTCCAGAATTTTGTGGTGGATTTCAAGCACATCTATCAACTTATGCATCACCTAAAGTTTTAGAAGTGGTGAACAAGTTTTCCCACAAAATTTCCCTGCATGAAGTATCTCGCTTAAGCACATGGCCATCCCAGTTTTATGAAAGTGGCGCTAATGAAGATAACATTGCTCTGTACTTCTTTGCCAAAGATAATGAGAGGTACTTATATGTATATCTACTTATTAcataatctttgtttttttctctcagCTTACacttattatataattgaaaGTGTGTTCCTGATGTATTTGTCTCTTTGTTTTCAACAtggtaagatattttttttctgtttcttgtGATGCAGTTTTGAGAGAAACTACAAGAGCCTGTTGGATAATATGGTGAAGAATGATTTAGCCCTCAAAGGGAACTTTGATGGCGTTGAACTTTTGATATTTCCATCCAACCAACTTCCTGAGAAGTCACAGCGTAAGGATTAGCTGGAAATTTTATTATAGGGACACATTATAGTATCTTGTAACAATATCTATGATGGTCTTCTGTGGTTTACTACTTGATGTTTACACTAATTTGAGGCTCAAGAATTGGGTTGCTGATGGTGCATGGCCTGCACCATGAGGCATTTTAACAAATATAAAGACTGAATGTCCCACAGCATGGATATGTGAATTCTGTGACTTTAGAACAATTGGAATCATATATGGTGATGATATGCCAATAGATATTCGCTCACACCTGTACAAACTCAGATATGGGTGCAGGTTACTTGTGCGGATGTCTATATTGTGACTTCTGAATATCGACAAGACTTCCAGGGCTATACCTAGGCTCATTTTTTAAGTGATtggtttttaagttttaatagcTCTTCTATTATGTGAGTTTTAGGAAAGCAATGGTGACACCAAAACAGGGtcaaaacatttctcattaACCTCAAGGGTAACCCACAGATTGTGGCAATCTAGGAAGCAATTGTGATTTTTGAAGATCGAGAGCGGTCAATGGATGaacttacatattttttttaatactttactccattgttcgattgtaattgattttaatggcatgaactctatgaatttcttgtatcactagatTAACATGCATACGTGTtgtcttgtatatgtcctgtgtacttgggctcttgTTCTATTCTTATtctcaataaattatttttaccgATGAATAAAAGGTTAATGGGCAGACTTTTGAAAGGAAGGTGGCTGCAGAAAATGAGAATGCGAAAGTGGAGTCTTCCttttagaaaatgaagaaataaaccaCAATATTGGGCTTTAACTTAAGAAGAATTTTTAATACACGAAATTTCATTAAGCTTTCATTGTATTTCATTAGTAGATCTATAATTATTTGCTGCTGGGCACTCCTGATTATCCTAGAACTATTCCTCTTAATCTAGAAActgaaatattgaaaatgtttGATCAGTAAGACTAAGCTAAAGCCCACACATAAAGGCCTAGTAAGTCCATGTAATTGGGTTATAAAACCTATCCCTAAGATAGCGTAGGTTTACAAATAAACCTATCTgtctatgcttttttttttggttgagccTCTTGAAGTTTGTGTATACTATTCTTATCCTTTTTACTTGCAAGACTTTTCTGTTCTATGCATGTGGTAGAcagtgtatatgtatatgttagATACTCTAACAAAAGGTTGCACACTTCTTTGCCAACATTTTAGGTGTGTTTGATACGTGTCAAGGTGTATCCAATATAGTCATGACTATTCTTTCTCCTTCTGTCTTACCTACCAAAGAGACAGCTAT encodes:
- the LOC121256342 gene encoding uncharacterized protein LOC121256342 isoform X2; translation: MRPSRLPNWRHITPVLKGSYRMQGPVDETDHDIEKNTVSSRPEKKFGKCSLSKKVPMRGESGTCNVCSAPCSSCMHLNQALMGSKTEEFSDESCRGNVASQYSFNESGPLSSLKCRASDSLQHTTSETSNVVSFNSGHDSFSENADSKSTLRSSVISYASEDLEILPKLTSGERISEDQLSFKPECVLDQRTFSNKYKEIKAVEGHDDNIACVSRPKDASVEFSNHKRNINSSAASVTTLDPEGSWKGTQFNKLASSEIPSSKDADASSTSPKDKVLECSTELINSTKEAASDIVSVQKCFAHKGNLIGGNSEASMKTYPKSEAQTEKDHGNPPGETLKSLGEDERNDSSKELVELPVMHEPPLRSVSVDESDESDIVEQDVKVCDICGDAGREDLLAICSRCSDGAEHTYCMRKMLRKVPEGDWLCEECKSAEEDSENQKQGSEIEGKRTEKVSSSTHVSGKRCAENMEVASAKRQELETGTGSPKPSSPSRIVTGSPKPSSPSRLVTGSPKPSSPSRIVTELPKPSSPSRLVTGSPKPSSPSRIVTELPKPLSPSTVVALSRDSSFKSLDKGKTKSAYQTPFRNQSSNDIPETVRSPMTGPRLQTSKSTLFKSNSFNAFNSKPKVKLVDEVPQKQKGAREHTSIDMKEGPARMISKSMSFKPANSGRTNASESKVKMLSSNFTHVQDLKGLKQAKERGPFERKNSCKLERPLIGSTTASSTVSTAKVDQKLGSRVETSLPSFISNHRDSKVVQSDGKLSLSKVTSSLGRKGVETPVTSAGASSTSGMCGSTAEQKLNQVCSKDEPVATHSLNAVRSSNNAEGIVQDGLHWSQEITNQHEKTRESSSIRSATRPTTASASKGVVCQKCKEIGHVGEFCTVSIPQASGTDISAARSSKEEMHEGNKLKAAIHAALLRRPEFYRKKRVLDQSDDLSISNADLNYEIASHDQMLVSNKLKDAMSTEGSSEGPAILGSSTSESSKQTTVNSLKQFGLHPIDVFSAKVGDSCSNAVSVGKPTIRHFPCQASTVLLKKSVIPAHEFIWQGGFELHRGGKLPEFCGGFQAHLSTYASPKVLEVVNKFSHKISLHEVSRLSTWPSQFYESGANEDNIALYFFAKDNESFERNYKSLLDNMVKNDLALKGNFDGVELLIFPSNQLPEKSQRWNTLFFLWGVFRGKRVNCTDLSKKLQIPSLNVVPLNKDIPPAVMTLSENLCSERCIDEELLACDRSCNMVPTSNAPNQPCATVSGDCENNVTSLEQTRPGYQENLEQQDSRPYRESISKIRTSIVQSSQEMKPSSPSLKEQCLPERLDAQIKTSCHASGKSGSNSGEKILKHRDDSSDTENTPSSRNFPAGNECCVLRVAGNKIQGRMNEVLDQVKVERELKEDAGYVDRETALERDLTNHRKRPYLDLSETSPQTSTGTSQIMPWNEASSMSIYGESGGKRMKTGFSVMLGHSDSRGRHSGNGNFASQVIDPGPCSSIEKKFDEVCDEKVILEDLGTHEKYLFPVDSHRVKDFGLGENSVPREKHTWDDDEVPNLELALGAETKPATKGMLPFFVGAVGKKNNQNMPLDAVTREDDDGVSASLSLSLSFPFPDKEQTVKPVLKAEQLLPERQNLNNSLLFFGGYRNK
- the LOC121256342 gene encoding uncharacterized protein LOC121256342 isoform X3, with translation MQGPVDETDHDIEKNTVSSRPEKKFGKCSLSKKVPMRGESGTCNVCSAPCSSCMHLNQALMGSKTEEFSDESCRGNVASQYSFNESGPLSSLKCRASDSLQHTTSETSNVVSFNSGHDSFSENADSKSTLRSSVISYASEDLEILPKLTSGERISEDQLSFKPECVLDQRTFSNKYKEIKAVEGHDDNIACVSRPKDASVEFSNHKRNINSSAASVTTLDPEGSWKGTQFNKLASSEIPSSKDADASSTSPKDKVLECSTELINSTKEAASDIVSVQKCFAHKGNLIGGNSEASMKTYPKSEAQTEKDHGNPPGETLKSLGEDERNDSSKELVELPVMHEPPLRSVSVDESDESDIVEQDVKVCDICGDAGREDLLAICSRCSDGAEHTYCMRKMLRKVPEGDWLCEECKSAEEDSENQKQGSEIEGKRTEKVSSSTHVSGKRCAENMEVASAKRQELETGTGSPKPSSPSRIVTGSPKPSSPSRLVTGSPKPSSPSRIVTELPKPSSPSRLVTGSPKPSSPSRIVTELPKPLSPSTVVALSRDSSFKSLDKGKTKSAYQTPFRNQSSNDIPETVRSPMTGPRLQTSKSTLFKSNSFNAFNSKPKVKLVDEVPQKQKGAREHTSIDMKEGPARMISKSMSFKPANSGRTNASESKVKMLSSNFTHVQDLKGLKQAKERGPFERKNSCKLERPLIGSTTASSTVSTAKVDQKLGSRVETSLPSFISNHRDSKVVQSDGKLSLSKVTSSLGRKGVETPVTSAGASSTSGMCGSTAEQKLNQVCSKDEPVATHSLNAVRSSNNAEGIVQDGLHWSQEITNQHEKTRESSSIRSATRPTTASASKGVVCQKCKEIGHVGEFCTVSIPQASGTDISAARSSKEEMHEGNKLKAAIHAALLRRPEFYRKKRVLDQSDDLSISNADLNYEIASHDQMLVSNKLKDAMSTEGSSEGPAILGSSTSESSKQTTVNSLKQFGLHPIDVFSAKVGDSCSNAVSVGKPTIRHFPCQASTVLLKKSVIPAHEFIWQGGFELHRGGKLPEFCGGFQAHLSTYASPKVLEVVNKFSHKISLHEVSRLSTWPSQFYESGANEDNIALYFFAKDNESFERNYKSLLDNMVKNDLALKGNFDGVELLIFPSNQLPEKSQRWNTLFFLWGVFRGKRVNCTDLSKKLQIPSLNVVPLNKDIPPAVMTLSENLCSERCIDEELLACDRSCNMVPTSNAPNQPCATVSGDCENNVTSLEQTRPGYQENLEQQDSRPYRESISKIRTSIVQSSQEMKPSSPSLKEQCLPERLDAQIKTSCHASGKSGSNSGEKILKHRDDSSDTENTPSSRNFPAGNECCVLRVAGNKIQGRMNEVLDQVKVERELKEDAGYVDRETALERDLTNHRKRPYLDLSETSPQTSTGTSQIMPWNEASSMSIYGESGGKRMKTGFSVMLGHSDSRGRHSGNGNFASQVIDPGPCSSIEKKFDEVCDEKVILEDLGTHEKYLFPVDSHRVKDFGLGENSVPREKHTWDDDEVPNLELALGAETKPATKGMLPFFVGAVGKKNNQNMPLDAVTREDDDGVSASLSLSLSFPFPDKEQTVKPVLKAEQLLPERQNLNNSLLFFGGYRNK